The following are encoded in a window of Ochotona princeps isolate mOchPri1 unplaced genomic scaffold, mOchPri1.hap1 HAP1_SCAFFOLD_121, whole genome shotgun sequence genomic DNA:
- the KIFC2 gene encoding kinesin-like protein KIFC2 produces MYAFYSLLIYIFYSLFRRDGGTAAGDPGQGADGERAGRRRPSQLAPELWAELSGVAGCPEAEDEPKAGAERPHATVSLEEALTRLAEFLGAQLGPEDSCGAASDPGQSGEVPALWTVTSQLLALLTWIRSPRGRQALLQVPQAAPREQPWPPDGSLPAQEGPSHLAPGPGEVTRGEAELDEDQRAWQHLEQFILGQAATDSEKRVQHLTVENEALKRCLSLARELLLHWGASPSARAPQEEAQALGELQGRLQEAQDTTEALRVQLGAQEVQLQGLRGALQQLQQETEQNCRRELRLVQEQLAGLRARMASLRQGCGDLRGLVSTFAQSCQGSLSEARGQVTWALGALSAAEAGAQLPEGQPGPPTGCPGRLLELRGNIRLLCRLRPGAPSHLVSVEPGRRGTVTTCYRGRQRCFRLDWVFAPDASQEEVFRELEPAVLSCLHGYSVCIFTYGQTGTGKTYSMEGPPEDPGIAPRALQSLFREMGAGGQQRVTLSMVEIYNEAVRDLLAPGPPERLAVRQGPAGQGGVQVAGLTRWDVPNLETLHQMLSLGRSNRATAATAMNQHSSRSHALVTLTLSPACAPGTAGTLHLVDLAGSERAWKTGAAAGARQGDPEGARRLREAQTINRSLLALGGVMAALRARRPHVPFRDSQLTRLLQPALGPGTTAVLLLQISTRPEDLGETVCSLKFAERVGQVELGPARRRRTPRPGTPSSLSTDTALTPTPPADSPPSPSPALTPGEGDSLA; encoded by the exons ATGTACGCCTTCTACTCGCTGCTTATCTACATCTTCTACAGCCTCTTCCGCAGGGATGGTGGGACGGCCGCGGGGGACCCGGGACAG GGAGCGGATGGCGAGCGCGCCGGTCGCCGTCGCCCCAGCCAGCTGGCGCCGGAGCTCTGGGCCGAGCTGAGCGGCGTGGCCG GCTGCCCGGAAGCTGAAGATGAGCCCAAGGCAGGGGCCGAGCGCCCCCATGCCACAGTGTCCCTGGAGGAGGCCCTCACGCGGCTGGCCGAATTCCTGGGGGCACAGCTGGGGCCGGAGGACAGCTGCGGGGCGGCCTCGGACCCGGGCCAG TCCGGCGAGGTGCCTGCGCTGTGGACAGTGACCAGTCAGCTCCTGGCCCTCCTGACATGGATTCGGAGTCCCAGGGGAAGGCAGGCCTTgctgcaggtgccacaggcagcCCCCCGGGAACAGCCCTGGCCTCCGGATG GGTCCCTGCCCGCACAGGAAGGCCCCTCCCACCTTGCCCCTGGGCCAGGAGAGGTGACCAGAGGTGAGGCTGAATTGGATGAAGACCAACGGGCTTGGCAGCACCTGGAGCAGTTCATCCTTGGGCAG GCAGCCACAGACTCGGAGAAAAGGGTGCAGCACCTCACTGTGGAGAACGAGGCCCTGAAACGTTGCCTAAGCCTGGCCCGGGAATTGCTCCTGCACTGGGGTGCCAGTCCCTCAGCCCGAGCCCCCCAG GAGGAGGCGCAGGCTCTGGGGGAGCTGCAGGGTCGGCTGCAGGAGGCCCAGGATACCACAGAAGCCCTCCGTGTTCAG CTGGGGGCACAGGAGGTGCAGCTGCAGGGCCTGCGAGGGgccctccagcagctgcagcaggagacGGAGCAGAACTGTAGGCGGgagctgcggctggtgcaggagCAGCTAGCAG GACTGCGGGCACGCATGGCCAGTCTGCGCCAGGGCTGCGGGGACCTCAGAGGACTGGTCAGCACCTTTGCCCAGAGCTGCCAGGGTTCCCTGAGCGAGGCCCGTGGCCAG gtgacctgggccctggGTGCGCTGTCAGCCGCAGAAGCTGGGGCTCAgctccctgaggggcagccagggcCCCCTACCGGATGCCCAGGGAGACTTCTGGAGCTCAGGG GGAATATCCGGCTGCTGTGTCGACTGAGGCCGGGAGCGCCGTCCCACCTGGTGAGCGTGGAGCCTGGCCGCAGGGGCACTGTCACCACCTGCTATAGAGGACGGCAACGCTGCTTCCGTCTGGACTGGGTCTTTGCTCCTGACGCCAGCCAGGAGGAG gTCTTCAGGGAGCTAGAACCGGCGGTCCTGTCTTGTCTTCATGGCTACAGCGTCTGCATCTTCACCTATGGTCAAACGGGAACTGGGAAGACCTATAGCATGGAG GGCCCACCTGAGGACCCTGGCATAGCTCCCAGGGCACTGCAGTCACTGTTCCGGGAGATGGGAGCTGGAGGGCAGCAGCGCGTGACCCTCAGCATGGTGGAGATTTACAATGAAGCAGTCAG GGACCTGCTGGCCCCTGGGCCCCCAGAGCGCCTGGCAGTGCGGCAGGGCCCAGCTGGCCAGGGAGGGGTGCAGGTGGCCGGCCTCACCCGGTGGGACGTGCCCAACCTGGAGACGCTGCACCAG ATGCTCAGCCTCGGGAGGAGCAACCGGGCCACGGCCGCCACTGCCATGAACCAGCACAGCTCCCGCTCCCACGCCCTGGTGACGCTGACCCTGTCTCCGGCGTGCGCCCCCGGCACCGCAG GCACGTTGCACCTGGTGGACCTGGCCGGCTCGGAGCGCGCCTGGAAGACGGGCGCAGCGGCAGGAGCTcggcagggagacccagaaggtgccCGTCGGCTGCGGGAAGCACAGACCATCAACCGCTCACTGCTGGCGCTAGGCGGTGTGATGGCCGCGCTGCGGGCCCGCAGGCCGCACGTGCCCTTCCGGGACTCGCAGCTCACTCGCCTGCTACAACCGGCGCTGGGTCCCGGCACCACCGCGGTGCTGTTGCTGCAG ATCTCCACACGGCCAGAGGACCTCGGGGAGACAGTGTGCTCACTCAAGTTCGCAGAGAGAGTGGGTCAGGTGGAGCTGGGGCCAGCCCGGCGCCGCAGGACACCACGTCCCGGGACACCCTCGTCACTCAGCACGGACACGGCACTCACCCCCACACCGCCTGCAGacagccctcccagccccagcccggccCTGACACCGGGAGAGGGTGACAGCCTTGCCTGA